Proteins encoded by one window of Pseudomonas sp. PSKL.D1:
- a CDS encoding ABC transporter permease — protein MKTTPLDTSNSAPVRRTGTYYGLGTYLGLAGALLAMIVLFSFLSSHFWSYATFSTLANQIPDLMVLAVGMTFVLIIGGIDLSVGSVLALAASTVSVAILGWGWGVLPAALLGMAIAALAGSITGGVTVAWRIPSFIVSLGVLEMARGLAYQFTDSRTAYIGDAYAWFSNPVAFGISPAFIIALLVIILAQFVLTRTVFGRYLIGIGTNEEAVRLAGIDPRPYKVLVFALMGLLAGLAALFQISRLEAADPNAGSGLELQVIAAVVIGGTSLMGGRGSVISTFFGVLIISVLAAGLAQIGASEPTKRIITGAVIVIAVVLDTYRSRRAARRN, from the coding sequence ATGAAAACCACACCCCTCGACACCTCCAATAGCGCACCCGTGCGCCGCACCGGCACCTACTACGGCCTGGGCACCTACCTGGGCCTGGCCGGCGCCTTGCTGGCGATGATCGTGCTGTTCTCGTTCCTGAGCAGCCACTTCTGGTCGTACGCCACCTTCAGCACCCTGGCCAACCAAATCCCCGACCTGATGGTGCTGGCGGTGGGCATGACCTTCGTGCTGATCATCGGCGGCATCGACCTGTCGGTAGGCTCGGTGCTGGCACTGGCGGCGTCCACGGTCAGCGTGGCCATTCTTGGCTGGGGCTGGGGCGTGCTGCCCGCAGCGCTGCTGGGCATGGCCATCGCCGCCCTGGCGGGCAGCATCACCGGCGGCGTTACCGTGGCCTGGCGCATCCCGTCGTTCATCGTGTCGCTGGGCGTGCTGGAAATGGCCCGGGGCCTTGCGTACCAGTTCACTGACTCGCGCACCGCGTACATCGGCGACGCTTACGCCTGGTTCTCCAACCCGGTCGCCTTCGGCATTTCGCCGGCCTTCATCATTGCCTTGCTGGTGATCATCCTTGCCCAGTTCGTGCTGACCCGCACGGTGTTCGGCCGCTACCTGATCGGTATCGGCACCAACGAAGAAGCCGTGCGCCTGGCTGGCATCGACCCGCGCCCCTACAAAGTGCTGGTGTTCGCGCTGATGGGCCTGTTGGCGGGGTTGGCTGCGCTGTTCCAGATTTCGCGCCTGGAGGCCGCCGACCCCAATGCCGGCTCCGGCCTTGAGCTGCAGGTGATTGCCGCCGTGGTGATCGGCGGCACCAGCTTGATGGGCGGGCGTGGCTCGGTCATCAGCACCTTCTTTGGCGTGCTGATCATCTCGGTGCTGGCCGCCGGCCTTGCGCAAATCGGCGCCTCCGAACCCACCAAACGCATCATCACCGGGGCGGTGATCGTCATCGCCGTGGTGCTCGACACCTACCGCAGCCGGCGTGCAGCCCGGCGGAACTGA